The Rhodoferax sediminis genome has a segment encoding these proteins:
- a CDS encoding Eco57I restriction-modification methylase domain-containing protein, with protein MARFTAPSLWLPGFGPEPFEPAALFTETESLNSDQTASTEESPAEESVEPARQRSSWRVVTGHTETAPRNLWPQLTRAELRNLGGSVTKFEANLAAIKVLRVIETEQRPATLNERSTLLRYTGWGGLPASFNLEAEDGAWAKRARQLSALLTPEEYESARASVNNSHYTEVHVIEAIWQAVQRFGFCGGRILEPAAGIGHFIGAMPPTIAEHSSVTAVEIDQLSGRMLRALYADSGVDVRISPFEKTPLADNWFDLVIGNVPFGKYQVADVSNRAYARFSIHNYFFGRALDLVRPGGLVCLITTSYTLDAQDASVRHYLGAQAQLLGAIRFPRGAFAGIASTDVQTDILFLRKRQRAEKVDDTWLSLNLIPEALRDPQCYQKYLQINAWYAKHPEFCIGRIRQESNGYEEVPVTVFDGDLEAALPERVALLPSDVYQALVRKPVALRIVVPAEPGARPGSYRLHQGRVHRVEGSEMADVHEQLNATQRGRITGMCAIRDYARTLLDAQLSEGNDGRLGHLRTLLNGTYDRFIVKYGCLSTRANTLAFRRDPDYPLLLSLEHYDEESDSAKKAALFTRRTLTRVVEPTTAGEPTEALAASIQWRGRVDPVYMSGLLAAPEDAVLQALAEAGQIFLDPADSEWKTADDYLSGNVKAKLKQAVMSGSAYRRNIDALEQVQPEDLPPASIEPRLGAVWIPALDVEAFVQEVLELKDCQVSYSAEAGAWSVRYGEWEARQNVKVTQEFGTSRMNGIELVQCALNVQVPTVRDPNPETDRYVVNSDETLAAREKLGLIKDRFARWAFDDTVRREKLCRIYNELFNATRPRQFDGSHLKLPGFSRCFMLHPHQLDSVWRIVQSGNTGLFHVVGAGKTAVCVIASMELRRLGFIAKPCHVVPNHMLAQYTAEFVRLYPNASVLMASKEDLEGDRRRKLVSRIATGDWDAVVITHSSFERIKLSPQFTENFIKEIIHELEMAVRAEKSNDRSNRIIKQLEAMKKNWAARLERLLADQKKDDLLTWELLGIDCLFVDEAHLHKNLYRFTKMTRVAGLPLTSSERAFDLFLKTRYTMQIHGHAQRGVVFATATPVANTMAEIHTMMRYLQPNRLQELGLQQFDAWAATFGESVTALEIAPDGSGYRMHTRFARFINVPELMAVFGEVADIRTAEMLNLPVPPLRGGKPRIVACPASKALKAFVQTLVLRAEAIRSGHVKPQDDNMLAITTDGRKAALDFRLVASAAKFDAKGKGAACVREVMDIWRRTESFRGAQMVFCDLSSPKGDKGFSVYDDLRQRLIDAGLPDKEIAFVHDADTDIQKAALFKAVREGRVRVLLGSTAKMGVGTNVQTRLCALHHLDAPWRPCDVEQREGRILRQGNECEDVEIFRYVTEGSFDSYMWQTLETKARFIAQVMKGDKGIRSLEDVELATLSYAEVKALASGNPLIIEKAGVDAEVAKLSTLFSLWRNQRYANESEVGRLPMMIEALEKKIVLYAQDVARIEPQTLQGIALELAGRPVTGPDAVGEVLRGLVKTAKEEVRTGTRMVERMIGRFGGFDLGILAARGEEVPNLYLSGHCLYNAEPYQTGPALVAGLMAALESVSKHHTDAVVQLEVRRKRLEDIRLELARTFEHKGRLVNLLARQRELLRQLDLDKDEVGSAKVDAEEVRQVA; from the coding sequence ATGGCACGCTTTACCGCACCTTCCCTATGGTTACCCGGGTTCGGTCCGGAGCCGTTCGAGCCTGCGGCTCTTTTCACCGAAACCGAGTCGCTGAATTCTGATCAGACCGCTTCAACCGAGGAAAGTCCTGCTGAAGAGTCTGTCGAACCGGCGCGCCAACGCAGTAGTTGGCGCGTGGTCACAGGCCACACAGAAACGGCACCCCGCAACCTGTGGCCACAGTTGACCCGCGCCGAGCTGCGCAACCTGGGCGGCAGCGTCACCAAGTTCGAGGCCAACCTGGCCGCGATCAAGGTACTGCGCGTCATCGAGACCGAGCAACGTCCGGCCACGCTGAACGAACGCAGCACCCTGCTGCGCTACACCGGCTGGGGTGGCCTGCCCGCAAGCTTCAACCTCGAAGCTGAGGATGGAGCCTGGGCCAAACGTGCGCGGCAATTGAGTGCACTGCTGACCCCGGAGGAGTACGAATCAGCCCGTGCGTCGGTCAACAACAGCCATTACACCGAGGTCCATGTGATCGAGGCCATCTGGCAGGCCGTGCAGCGCTTTGGTTTCTGCGGCGGGCGCATCCTGGAGCCCGCTGCAGGTATTGGCCATTTCATTGGCGCGATGCCGCCGACCATCGCCGAACACAGCAGCGTCACGGCGGTCGAGATCGACCAGTTGTCCGGTCGCATGCTGCGGGCGCTCTATGCAGATAGCGGCGTGGACGTGCGGATTTCTCCCTTCGAGAAAACCCCGCTCGCCGACAACTGGTTCGATCTCGTGATCGGCAACGTGCCATTCGGCAAGTACCAAGTCGCCGACGTGAGCAACCGGGCCTACGCCCGCTTCAGCATCCACAACTACTTCTTTGGCCGTGCGCTGGATCTGGTTCGGCCCGGTGGACTGGTGTGCCTGATCACCACGAGCTACACGCTGGATGCACAGGATGCGAGCGTGCGCCACTACCTGGGGGCACAAGCCCAGTTACTGGGTGCGATTCGATTCCCCCGGGGGGCATTTGCGGGCATTGCGTCAACCGACGTGCAGACCGACATCCTGTTCCTGCGCAAGCGGCAGCGGGCCGAGAAGGTTGATGACACGTGGTTGAGCCTCAACCTTATCCCAGAAGCACTGCGCGACCCGCAGTGCTATCAGAAATACCTGCAGATCAATGCCTGGTACGCCAAGCATCCGGAGTTCTGCATCGGCCGAATCCGGCAGGAGAGCAACGGCTACGAGGAAGTACCGGTGACGGTGTTTGACGGTGACCTGGAAGCAGCCTTGCCCGAACGGGTTGCCCTGCTCCCGTCTGATGTCTACCAAGCGCTGGTGAGGAAACCGGTAGCGTTGCGCATCGTGGTACCAGCCGAGCCCGGGGCTCGCCCAGGCAGCTATCGCCTCCACCAGGGGCGGGTGCATCGGGTCGAGGGCAGCGAGATGGCGGACGTTCATGAGCAGCTCAACGCCACGCAGCGAGGACGGATCACCGGCATGTGCGCGATTCGCGACTACGCCAGGACCTTGCTGGATGCCCAGCTATCCGAGGGTAACGACGGACGGCTGGGTCATCTGCGGACCCTGCTCAACGGCACCTATGACAGATTCATTGTCAAGTACGGTTGCCTGAGTACCCGGGCCAATACACTGGCATTCCGGCGCGACCCGGATTACCCGCTGTTGCTGTCGCTGGAGCACTACGACGAAGAGTCAGACAGCGCCAAGAAGGCGGCGCTGTTCACACGGCGTACGTTGACACGGGTGGTGGAGCCAACCACGGCGGGGGAACCGACCGAGGCGCTGGCGGCGTCCATCCAATGGCGGGGCCGGGTCGATCCGGTCTATATGTCAGGACTGCTGGCTGCGCCGGAAGATGCGGTGCTGCAGGCGCTGGCCGAAGCCGGGCAGATATTTCTCGACCCGGCAGATTCTGAGTGGAAAACCGCTGACGACTACCTGTCAGGCAACGTGAAGGCCAAGCTCAAGCAGGCCGTGATGTCGGGTAGTGCCTATCGGCGCAACATCGACGCACTGGAACAGGTGCAACCCGAAGACCTGCCGCCAGCATCCATCGAGCCGCGTCTGGGTGCCGTGTGGATTCCGGCCCTGGACGTCGAAGCCTTCGTCCAGGAGGTTCTGGAGCTCAAGGACTGCCAGGTCAGCTATTCGGCCGAGGCCGGAGCCTGGTCGGTGCGCTATGGCGAGTGGGAAGCGCGCCAGAACGTGAAGGTGACCCAGGAGTTCGGCACCTCGCGCATGAATGGCATCGAATTGGTGCAATGCGCGCTGAACGTGCAGGTGCCCACGGTGCGCGACCCGAACCCCGAGACGGACAGGTATGTCGTCAATTCTGACGAGACGCTGGCCGCGCGCGAGAAGCTGGGCCTGATCAAGGACCGGTTTGCCCGTTGGGCCTTCGATGACACGGTACGGCGAGAAAAGCTGTGCAGGATCTACAACGAGCTGTTCAACGCCACCCGGCCACGGCAGTTCGATGGCTCCCACCTGAAGCTGCCGGGGTTCTCCCGCTGCTTTATGCTGCACCCGCACCAGTTGGACTCCGTCTGGCGCATTGTGCAGTCCGGGAATACCGGACTGTTCCATGTGGTCGGCGCGGGCAAGACGGCGGTGTGCGTGATCGCCAGCATGGAGCTGCGTCGCCTGGGCTTCATCGCGAAGCCTTGCCATGTGGTGCCGAACCACATGCTGGCGCAGTACACGGCGGAGTTCGTCAGGCTCTACCCGAATGCCTCGGTGTTGATGGCCAGCAAGGAGGATTTGGAAGGCGACCGCCGGCGCAAGCTGGTGTCGCGCATCGCCACGGGCGACTGGGACGCGGTGGTCATCACGCACTCAAGCTTCGAGCGCATCAAGTTGTCGCCGCAATTCACCGAGAACTTTATCAAGGAGATTATTCATGAGCTGGAGATGGCGGTACGCGCCGAGAAGAGCAATGACCGGTCCAACCGGATCATCAAGCAGTTGGAGGCGATGAAGAAGAACTGGGCCGCCCGGCTGGAGCGGCTGCTGGCGGACCAGAAGAAGGACGACCTTCTCACCTGGGAACTGCTGGGTATTGACTGCCTGTTTGTGGACGAGGCCCATTTGCACAAGAACCTGTACCGGTTCACCAAGATGACCCGCGTCGCAGGTCTGCCGCTGACCAGTTCGGAACGCGCGTTCGATCTGTTCCTGAAGACGCGCTACACCATGCAGATCCATGGGCATGCACAGCGTGGGGTGGTGTTCGCGACCGCGACGCCAGTGGCCAACACCATGGCGGAGATCCACACCATGATGCGCTACCTGCAGCCGAATCGGCTGCAGGAACTCGGGTTGCAGCAGTTTGACGCCTGGGCAGCGACTTTCGGGGAGAGCGTTACAGCGCTGGAGATCGCGCCGGACGGCAGCGGCTACCGCATGCACACGCGGTTTGCCCGTTTCATCAACGTGCCAGAACTGATGGCGGTATTCGGCGAAGTGGCCGACATCCGCACGGCGGAGATGCTGAACTTGCCGGTGCCGCCACTGCGCGGTGGTAAGCCACGCATCGTGGCCTGCCCGGCCAGCAAGGCACTCAAGGCCTTTGTGCAAACCCTGGTGCTGCGCGCCGAGGCCATCCGCAGCGGTCACGTAAAGCCGCAGGACGACAACATGCTGGCGATCACCACGGACGGCCGCAAGGCCGCGCTGGATTTCCGGCTGGTGGCGTCCGCGGCCAAGTTTGATGCCAAGGGCAAGGGGGCCGCGTGCGTACGCGAGGTGATGGACATCTGGCGCAGGACAGAGTCTTTCCGTGGTGCTCAGATGGTGTTTTGCGATCTGTCGTCACCCAAGGGCGACAAGGGTTTCAGCGTCTACGACGACTTGCGACAACGGCTGATCGATGCGGGCCTTCCTGACAAGGAGATTGCCTTCGTGCACGACGCCGACACCGACATCCAGAAGGCCGCGCTGTTCAAGGCGGTGCGTGAGGGACGGGTTCGGGTGCTTCTCGGGTCGACGGCGAAGATGGGGGTTGGCACCAACGTGCAGACCCGGCTGTGTGCCCTGCACCACCTCGATGCGCCCTGGCGTCCCTGTGACGTCGAGCAACGAGAGGGGCGCATCCTGCGCCAAGGCAATGAGTGTGAGGACGTGGAGATTTTTAGGTATGTCACCGAAGGCAGTTTTGACAGCTACATGTGGCAAACGCTGGAAACCAAGGCGCGATTCATTGCTCAGGTGATGAAGGGCGACAAGGGCATCCGCTCGCTGGAAGACGTGGAACTGGCAACGCTGTCGTATGCCGAGGTCAAAGCCCTGGCCTCCGGCAATCCGCTGATCATCGAGAAAGCCGGCGTGGACGCGGAAGTGGCCAAGCTCTCGACGCTGTTCTCGCTGTGGCGCAACCAGCGTTACGCCAACGAAAGCGAGGTGGGACGGCTGCCGATGATGATCGAAGCGCTGGAGAAGAAGATTGTGCTGTATGCCCAAGACGTGGCGCGCATCGAGCCGCAGACCCTGCAGGGTATTGCCCTGGAACTGGCGGGTCGCCCCGTCACCGGACCGGATGCGGTGGGGGAAGTCCTGCGGGGCTTGGTAAAGACAGCGAAAGAGGAGGTGCGTACCGGCACCAGGATGGTTGAGCGGATGATCGGCCGCTTCGGCGGGTTCGACCTGGGCATCCTGGCGGCACGCGGCGAAGAAGTGCCGAACCTGTACCTGTCAGGTCATTGCCTGTACAACGCCGAGCCGTACCAGACGGGGCCGGCCCTCGTGGCAGGCCTGATGGCGGCGCTGGAGTCGGTGTCCAAACACCACACCGATGCGGTTGTGCAGTTGGAGGTGCGGCGCAAGCGGCTGGAAGACATCCGGCTGGAACTGGCCCGGACTTTCGAGCATAAAGGGCGGCTGGTGAATCTGCTTGCCCGTCAGCGAGAGCTGCTCAGACAGCTTGACCTGGACAAGGATGAGGTGGGCAGCGCGAAGGTCGATGCCGAAGAGGTGCGACAGGTCGCTTGA